GAGATCGGCAAGGTATGCCATGATGAGAACGTCCTTCCGTTCAGTGATGCGGGCGGGGGGTACTACTTGAGAGCGATCGGGCCGGCCACGAACCGGCCCTTTCGCGTGTCTGGGGCGACTAACGTCCCTCCTGTCGCGCCTTCCACGTCAGGAGCAGCCGACGCCACCAGCTGATCCGCGGGTGCTGCGCCGGGCCCATCACGGGTGCGCTCCCGAAACGATCCGCGACCACTCCTTGTCGAGCCACTCGTCGATCTCCGACGCCCGGCTCCTCTCCTCGTCGGCGACCTTGCCGATAGTGAAGCTGACGGCGTGATCAGGATTCGCAACGCGTGCGGCGGCGCGGCATGCCACGATCGCGGCTCCGGTTCTGTCCTCAGGATGGGCTGCGCGGTACATGGCCTCGGCGGTGCCCCGGATCGACTCGGTGCTCATGCCGCGTCTCCCGTCGCCACGCGCGGCAGCGATCGCAACCACGTCTCCAGGTCCTCCGGGTACACGATGATCGCCGCGCCACTTCGGTACGCGACGAGCTCGCCCTCTGCGATCCTGCGACGGATCGTGCGGAGGCTGAACCCCGTCGCATCCGCGACTTCGCTCGGCCGGTAGCCGACCTTCCTCAACAGACTGCTCTGCGTCATCCCGGTCCCTTCTCCGGTTCGGTGCGCCGGTGCAACCGACGCTGTCCCGCAGAGGGTGCCAGGGCGGACCCTTGAGCGGCGAGCGATCCTCCAGCCCCTGGTCAGGAGCGTGTCGCATCAGAGACTTTTTTCTGACGGG
The nucleotide sequence above comes from Gordonia sp. PP30. Encoded proteins:
- a CDS encoding helix-turn-helix domain-containing protein; its protein translation is MTQSSLLRKVGYRPSEVADATGFSLRTIRRRIAEGELVAYRSGAAIIVYPEDLETWLRSLPRVATGDAA